Proteins found in one Coffea eugenioides isolate CCC68of chromosome 5, Ceug_1.0, whole genome shotgun sequence genomic segment:
- the LOC113769927 gene encoding uncharacterized protein LOC113769927 isoform X2 yields MNILTYQYATSTLNAPVFRFSRNIQNLKLSLLDYTNRRFYPCMSQAHKNPIFVWHTDYSCRQFALAVRCKNQNNSTICVSLENGGYDACVLEKSYSLEKVHQETPEKNFWGAVGLIVGTAVGPGMLGLPAATLKSELSFAVMKQDSVAEVSFTGLARKTLGSSLGTFVALVYASLSFSLLVACVSGIGAIVSQCFPWLNPIIANGLFPSMVGLTLWLFPFKAIDSANRFLCIMMLFSIIALVGIGFLVGRNNILVSFVYASWEISLVLPAIPIAVLTLGFHVITPFICKIAGNTIHDARKAILFGGTIPLLMVLSWNTIVLGLAGTNNTSSIKDPISLLLSVNPSALSAVQAFAFSALATSLIGYAVSFPKQLADTLEFIFAKSNSRQMRSQGPQGFQNEVGKIGQMTFTYAQGPGNTGRISYSGLNVHSGSKFNSACVWNSLRRFVMPFVLGLPVLIAALFPSTFSRALDYAGIYANCFLFGVLPPVMMHVYQQQTKRRITILPGGNFGLLVLFSIAVVLSIRH; encoded by the exons ATGAACATTTTAACATATCAATATGCTACTTCGACGCTGAACGCACCCGTATTTCGTTTCTCAAGAAACATCCAAAATCTGAAATTGTCATTATTAGATTACACAAATCGGAGGTTCTACCCATGCATGTCTCAAGCGCACAAGAACCCAATATTTGTATGGCACACAGATTATTCCTGTCGACAATTCGCTTTGGCTGTAAGGTGTAAAAATCAGAATAATTCCACTATCTGTGTCAGTTTGGAGAATGGTGGTTATGATGCTTGTGTTCTGGAGAAATCTTACAGCCTTGAAAAAGTTCACCAAGAAACCCCTGAGAAGAATTTCTGGGGAGCTGTGGGTTTAATCGTGGGAACAGCTGTAGGGCCTGGAATGTTGGGATTACCTGCAGCAACCCTAAAATCAG AGCTCAGCTTTGCAGTAATGAAACAAGATAGTGTTGCTGAAGTTAGCTTCACGGGCCTTGCTAGGAAGACATTGGGAAGTAGTCTTGGTACTTTTGTTGCTTTGGTTTATGCATCCTTGAGCTTTTCTTTGTTAGTGGCTTGTGTGTCAGGCATTGGTGCTATAGTCTCTCAGTGCTTCCCATGGTTAAATCCTATAATTGCAAATGGGTTGTTTCCATCTATGGTAGGACTAACTCTGTGGTTATTCCCATTTAAGGCCATTGACTCGGCTAATAGATTTCTATGCATCATGATGCTTTTCTCCATAATAGCACTTGTTGGAATTGGTTTCCTTGTTGGGCGAAATAATATCTTAGTTTCCTTTGTGTATGCTTCATGGGAGATTTCTTTAGTTTTGCCAGCTATACCCATTGCTGTTCTAACACTGGGGTTTCATGTCATCACTCCTTTTATTTGTAAAATTGCTGGGAACACTATACATGACGCTCGAAAAGCAATACTATTTGGTGGAACTATTCCATTGCTTATGGTTCTATCATGGAATACTATAGTATTGGGGCTTGCTGGTACAAACAATACATCGTCAATTAAGGATCCCatttcacttttgctttcagTAAACCCTTCTGCTTTATCAGCCGTTCAAGCCTTTGCATTTTCAGCGCTGGCAACTAGCTTAATTGGTTATGCTGTTAGCTTTCCTAAACAGCTTGCCGATACGCTAGAGTTCATCTTTGCTAAATCTAATTCAAGGCAAATGAGAAGCCAGGGACCTCAAGGATTTCAAAATGAAGTTGGAAAAATTGGGCAGATGACATTCACATATGCACAAGGCCCAGGAAATACAGGCAGAATATCTTACAGTGGTCTTAATGTCCATTCTGGTTCCAAATTTAATTCAGCCTGTGTGTGGAATTCATTGAGAAGATTTGTGATGCCTTTTGTACTTGGTCTTCCTGTTCTAATTGCTGCCTTATTTCCCTCTACATTTTCCAGAGCTCTTGACTATGCTGGGATATATgccaattgttttctttttggcgTCCTCCCTCCGGTAATGATGCATGTTTACCAGCAGCAAACAAAACGCAG
- the LOC113769927 gene encoding uncharacterized protein LOC113769927 isoform X1, translated as MNILTYQYATSTLNAPVFRFSRNIQNLKLSLLDYTNRRFYPCMSQAHKNPIFVWHTDYSCRQFALAVRCKNQNNSTICVSLENGGYDACVLEKSYSLEKVHQETPEKNFWGAVGLIVGTAVGPGMLGLPAATLKSGPVPSTFALILSWLYVISSVILVAELSFAVMKQDSVAEVSFTGLARKTLGSSLGTFVALVYASLSFSLLVACVSGIGAIVSQCFPWLNPIIANGLFPSMVGLTLWLFPFKAIDSANRFLCIMMLFSIIALVGIGFLVGRNNILVSFVYASWEISLVLPAIPIAVLTLGFHVITPFICKIAGNTIHDARKAILFGGTIPLLMVLSWNTIVLGLAGTNNTSSIKDPISLLLSVNPSALSAVQAFAFSALATSLIGYAVSFPKQLADTLEFIFAKSNSRQMRSQGPQGFQNEVGKIGQMTFTYAQGPGNTGRISYSGLNVHSGSKFNSACVWNSLRRFVMPFVLGLPVLIAALFPSTFSRALDYAGIYANCFLFGVLPPVMMHVYQQQTKRRITILPGGNFGLLVLFSIAVVLSIRH; from the coding sequence ATGAACATTTTAACATATCAATATGCTACTTCGACGCTGAACGCACCCGTATTTCGTTTCTCAAGAAACATCCAAAATCTGAAATTGTCATTATTAGATTACACAAATCGGAGGTTCTACCCATGCATGTCTCAAGCGCACAAGAACCCAATATTTGTATGGCACACAGATTATTCCTGTCGACAATTCGCTTTGGCTGTAAGGTGTAAAAATCAGAATAATTCCACTATCTGTGTCAGTTTGGAGAATGGTGGTTATGATGCTTGTGTTCTGGAGAAATCTTACAGCCTTGAAAAAGTTCACCAAGAAACCCCTGAGAAGAATTTCTGGGGAGCTGTGGGTTTAATCGTGGGAACAGCTGTAGGGCCTGGAATGTTGGGATTACCTGCAGCAACCCTAAAATCAGGTCCAGTTCCATCAACATTTGCCCTAATCCTCTCTTGGCTCTACGTTATTTCTTCTGTTATTCTTGTTGCAGAGCTCAGCTTTGCAGTAATGAAACAAGATAGTGTTGCTGAAGTTAGCTTCACGGGCCTTGCTAGGAAGACATTGGGAAGTAGTCTTGGTACTTTTGTTGCTTTGGTTTATGCATCCTTGAGCTTTTCTTTGTTAGTGGCTTGTGTGTCAGGCATTGGTGCTATAGTCTCTCAGTGCTTCCCATGGTTAAATCCTATAATTGCAAATGGGTTGTTTCCATCTATGGTAGGACTAACTCTGTGGTTATTCCCATTTAAGGCCATTGACTCGGCTAATAGATTTCTATGCATCATGATGCTTTTCTCCATAATAGCACTTGTTGGAATTGGTTTCCTTGTTGGGCGAAATAATATCTTAGTTTCCTTTGTGTATGCTTCATGGGAGATTTCTTTAGTTTTGCCAGCTATACCCATTGCTGTTCTAACACTGGGGTTTCATGTCATCACTCCTTTTATTTGTAAAATTGCTGGGAACACTATACATGACGCTCGAAAAGCAATACTATTTGGTGGAACTATTCCATTGCTTATGGTTCTATCATGGAATACTATAGTATTGGGGCTTGCTGGTACAAACAATACATCGTCAATTAAGGATCCCatttcacttttgctttcagTAAACCCTTCTGCTTTATCAGCCGTTCAAGCCTTTGCATTTTCAGCGCTGGCAACTAGCTTAATTGGTTATGCTGTTAGCTTTCCTAAACAGCTTGCCGATACGCTAGAGTTCATCTTTGCTAAATCTAATTCAAGGCAAATGAGAAGCCAGGGACCTCAAGGATTTCAAAATGAAGTTGGAAAAATTGGGCAGATGACATTCACATATGCACAAGGCCCAGGAAATACAGGCAGAATATCTTACAGTGGTCTTAATGTCCATTCTGGTTCCAAATTTAATTCAGCCTGTGTGTGGAATTCATTGAGAAGATTTGTGATGCCTTTTGTACTTGGTCTTCCTGTTCTAATTGCTGCCTTATTTCCCTCTACATTTTCCAGAGCTCTTGACTATGCTGGGATATATgccaattgttttctttttggcgTCCTCCCTCCGGTAATGATGCATGTTTACCAGCAGCAAACAAAACGCAG